The genomic region CCTCGCACCCGCACGCCAGCCGCGACTCCCTGCACGAGCACGCGATGTGGGCCAGCGAGGGGCTCACCCACCGTTACCCGACCAAGGTGCTCGCCGAGCTGCTGCCCACCTGCCCGCAGTACTGCGGGCACTGCACCCGCATGGACCTGGTCGGCACCTCGACCCCGGTGGTCGACAAGCTGCGCTTCGAGCTCAAGCCGGTCAATCGCCTCGATGCGATGCTGGACTACCTGCGGCGCACGCCGCAGGTGCGCGACGTCGTGGTCTCCGGCGGCGACGTCGCGAACATGTCGTGGCCGCGCTTGGAGGACTTCCTCACCCGGTTGCTGGAGATCGAGAACATCCGCGACATCCGGCTCGCGACCAAGGCGCTGATCGGGCTGCCCCAGCACTGGCTGCAGCCCGACGTGGTGGCCGGTGTCGCGCGGGTCGCCGAGCTGGCCCGCTCCCGCGGGGTGTCGCTGGCCATCCACACCCACGCCAACCACGCCCAGTCGATCACCCCGCTGGTCGCCCGGGCCAGCGGCGCGATGCTCGACGCGGGTCTGCGCGACGTACGCAACCAGGGGGTGCTGCTCGACGGGGTGAACGCCGACCCGCACAGCCTGCTCGACCTGTGCTTCCGGCTGCTCGACGACGCCCGGGTGATGCCCTACTACTTCTACATGTGCGACATGATCCCGTTCAGCGAGCACTGGCGGGTCTCGGTCGCCCACGCCCAGCGCCTGCAGCACCAGATCATGGGCTACCTCCCCGGCTTCGCCACCCCGCGCATCGTCTGCGACGTCCCCTTCGTGGGCAAGCGGTGGGTGCACCAGCTCGCCGACTACGACACCGAGCGCGGCATCTCGTACTGGACCAAGAACTACCGCACCTCCCTCGAGAGCGCCGACCCCGACGCCCTGGAGCGCCGCTTCGAGTACTACGACCCGATCCACACGCTCCCGCCCGCCGGGCAGGCGTGGTGGGCCCGGCACGGGTGAGGGTGCGACGTTTGGTCCCCAACGACATCTTTCGGGCCCCGTTTGTTGTCGTTGGGGACCAAACGTGAGGGTTTTCGACGCCCGCCGACGCCGGCGACCACCCGCCGGGAGCGATCCTCAGCCGGTGACCGGGCGGCTCTCGTAGTACGTCGAGAGCACGATCGTGGTGCGGGTGGAGACGTTGGCGGCGGCGCGGATGCGGGCCAGCAGGTCCTCGAGGGCCGCGGGGGTGGCGGTGCGGACCTTCAACATGTACGACTCGTCGCCGGCCACCGACCAGCACGACTCGATCTCGGGGACGTCGCGCAGCCGCTCGGGGCAGTCGTCGGGCTGGGAGGGGTCGATCGGGCGGATCGAGATGAACGCGGTGAGCGGCAGACCGAGCTGGCCGTGGTTGACCGTGGCGCCGTAGCCGAGGATCAGGCCGCGCTGCTCCAGGCGCTTGACCCGCTGGTGCACCGCCGAGGTGGACAGCCCCGTCGCGCGGCCGAGGTCGGTGTAGGACATCCGTCCGTCGGCAGCCAGCAGCTGCAGGATCTTGCGGTCGGTTGCCTCGACCTCGGCGGCGGTCACGTCGCTCAGAGTGCCACAGCCTCGTGGGAGGATCCGAGGGTGACCGCACCGCAGACACCTGGCCACCTGATGCTCCTGGACACCGCGTCGATGTACTTCCGCGCGTTCTTCGGCGTACCCGAGATCCTCGCTCCCGACGGCACCACCCCGGTGAATGCGGTGCGCGGGCTGATGGACTTCATCTCCCGTCTGGTCGAGGAGTACCGCCCCACCGAGCTGGTGTGCTGTTGGGACAACGACTGGCGCCCGCAGTGGCGCGTCGACCTGGTGCCGACCTACAAGACCCACCGCGTCGAGGCCGAGGTCGAGCAGGCGCCCGACGTCGAGGTCGTGCCGGACCCGCTGCAGGTGCAGGTGCCGATCATCCGCGACGTGCTGGCGGCCTTCGGGATCGCGGTCGTCGGGGCTGACGGCTACGAGGCCGACGACGTGATCGGAACCCTCGCCACCGGCGCAGGGCGCCCGGTCGACGTGGTGACCGGGGACCGCG from Nocardioides sp. dk884 harbors:
- a CDS encoding KamA family radical SAM protein, whose translation is MTVHVTTPRPDAPRGEQPYAYRRAELVEPDWTRFPGWRGVTVEQWESVQWQRAHCVKNLRQLRELLGDLVDDVFYDDLARDQAERATMSMLVPPQMLNTMAPDALPAGPGSLTAAFYADPVRRYMVPVFSDRRTDWPSHPHASRDSLHEHAMWASEGLTHRYPTKVLAELLPTCPQYCGHCTRMDLVGTSTPVVDKLRFELKPVNRLDAMLDYLRRTPQVRDVVVSGGDVANMSWPRLEDFLTRLLEIENIRDIRLATKALIGLPQHWLQPDVVAGVARVAELARSRGVSLAIHTHANHAQSITPLVARASGAMLDAGLRDVRNQGVLLDGVNADPHSLLDLCFRLLDDARVMPYYFYMCDMIPFSEHWRVSVAHAQRLQHQIMGYLPGFATPRIVCDVPFVGKRWVHQLADYDTERGISYWTKNYRTSLESADPDALERRFEYYDPIHTLPPAGQAWWARHG
- a CDS encoding Lrp/AsnC family transcriptional regulator, producing the protein MTAAEVEATDRKILQLLAADGRMSYTDLGRATGLSTSAVHQRVKRLEQRGLILGYGATVNHGQLGLPLTAFISIRPIDPSQPDDCPERLRDVPEIESCWSVAGDESYMLKVRTATPAALEDLLARIRAAANVSTRTTIVLSTYYESRPVTG